In one window of Solanum pennellii chromosome 2, SPENNV200 DNA:
- the LOC107011834 gene encoding pentatricopeptide repeat-containing protein At3g02490, mitochondrial-like: MRNQQQWLLLLLRHHSLAQPHISRHLINQSPFQVNRSISSIASSTIHSRASHMLPYQSLTVRSFSTSELAVEHKVSDQIAVLTGIFSKPNRSNEEIKIDLESNNVTVTHDLVIRALRSFNTAPDAARKFFNWVKENESERLSSKVYNYMLGILGSNGFVKEFWSMVEIMKSKGYGVSRGTFNRAIERFEKEKLSGDVEKLKKLYGSELADNSSEEVCSRVCNLIRGNVWGDDVEKQLRESKFEFSSELISMILEKLECETNKALIFFRWIEESGLFKHNEQTFNAMARVLGREEYSEKLWKLVDEMRTAGSEMEKETYIRVLDNFVKRKMIKDAVDLYEFAMVGINKPSPEDCTFLLKKIIVSKELDLELFSKVLRIFTESGNSLTSANLDAVLKSLTSVDRFGECNNILKAFEDAGFTPSHNQQSKIAFNLGSGGKDKESNEFMNYIESTVSTPKSKIWTSLIEGYCEAGDLAKASEAFEMMVEKEGPSHAGYALELLVSLHCRKRRAIHAFNLVEKMVNEKELRVWHTTYKFLIGKLLAQRGFEEALDVLHLMKSQDYPPFLDPFIKYLSKTGSADDALAFTAAVTLKKLPSTSVFLNLFEAYFKAGRRSEAQDFLAICPRYIRNHADVLNLFCSKKPQKATATIPATA, translated from the coding sequence ATGCGTAATCAACAGCAATGGCTTCTCCTTCTTCTCCGGCACCATTCTCTAGCTCAGCCGCACATTTCCAGGCACCTCATCAATCAATCTCCGTTTCAGGTAAATCGATCTATTAGTTCTATCGCTTCTTCAACTATCCACTCACGCGCATCTCACATGCTCCCTTACCAATCACTCACTGTTCGTAGTTTCTCCACATCTGAATTGGCGGTCGAACACAAAGTTTCAGATCAAATCGCTGTTTTAACTGGTATTTTCTCTAAACCAAACCGgagtaatgaagaaattaaGATTGATTTAGAGTCTAATAATGTTACTGTCACGCATGATTTGGTTATAAGGGCGTTAAGGAGCTTTAATACCGCCCCTGATGCGGCACGTAAGTTTTTTAACTGGGTTAAGGAGAATGAGAGCGAGAGGTTGAGTTCAAAGGTGTATAATTATATGTTAGGGATATTGGGGTCTAATGGGTTTGTCAAGGAGTTTTGGAGCATGGTTGAAATCATGAAAAGTAAAGGGTATGGAGTGTCCAGGGGTACGTTTAATCGAGCTattgagagatttgagaaggAGAAGCTGAGCGGTGACGTGGAAAAGCTAAAAAAGTTGTATGGTTCTGAGCTGGCTGACAATTCGAGCGAGGAGGTTTGTTCTAGGGTTTGCAATTTGATTCGTGGAAATGTATGGGGAGATGATGTGGAAAAGCAGCTGCGAGAGTCGAAATTCGAGTTTTCGAGTGAATTGATCAGTATGATTTTGGAGAAGCTTGAATGTGAAACTAATAAGGCGTTGATATTCTTTAGGTGGATTGAAGAGAGTGGTCTATTTAAACACAATGAGCAGACATTTAATGCTATGGCAAGGGTCTTAGGTAGGGAAGAGTACAGTGAGAAGCTCTGGAAATTAGTTGATGAAATGAGAACTGCAGGATCTGAAATGGAAAAAGAAACATATATTAGGGTTCTGGATAACTTTGTTAAGAGAAAAATGATTAAGGATGCCGTGGACTTATATGAGTTTGCAATGGTTGGCATAAACAAGCCATCCCCGGAAGACTGCACTTTTCTattgaagaaaataattgttAGCAAGGAGCTTGATTTGGAATTGTTCTCAAAAGTTTTAAGGATCTTCACAGAAAGTGGCAATTCATTGACTAGTGCTAACCTCGATGCCGTCCTCAAGTCTTTGACCAGTGTTGACAGATTTGGCGAATGCAACAATATATTGAAAGCATTTGAGGATGCTGGTTTCACACCTAGTCATAATCAGCAGAGCAAAATTGCTTTCAATTTGGGTAGTGGTGGGAAGGATAAGGAATCCAATGAGTTTATGAATTATATAGAATCAACTGTCTCTACTCCAAAGTCTAAAATATGGACATCTTTAATTGAAGGATACTGTGAAGCCGGTGATCTGGCTAAAGCTTCAGAGGCATTTGAAATGATGGTCGAAAAGGAAGGGCCGTCCCATGCTGGGTATGCTTTAGAACTCTTAGTGTCCTTGCACTGCCGCAAGAGAAGAGCGATTCATGCATTCAATCTTGTCGAGAAGATGGTCAATGAGAAAGAACTACGTGTGTGGCATACCACATATAAGTTCTTGATAGGAAAATTATTGGCCCAACGAGGTTTCGAGGAAGCTCTGGATGTTCTACATTTGATGAAAAGTCAAGATTACCCACCTTTTCTGGATCCCTTCATCAAGTACCTTTCCAAGACTGGAAGTGCTGATGATGCACTTGCATTTACTGCAGCAGTGACCCTGAAGAAACTTCCATCAACTTCTGTGTTTCTCAATTTGTTTGAAGCATACTTTAAAGCAGGAAGGCGGAGTGAAGCACAGGACTTCCTTGCAATATGTCCTAGATACATTAGGAATCACGCAGATGTTTTGAATCTTTTCTGTTCCAAGAAACCCCAGAAAGCAACTGCCACTATTCCTGCAACTGCATAG
- the LOC107010536 gene encoding stress-induced protein KIN1-like, with translation MNNSQNLSYQAGQTKAQAQEKGNQMMDSAANVAQSAKESLQEAGQQVQAKAQGAADAVKNATGLNK, from the exons ATGAATAACTCCCAGAATTTGAGCTACCAAGCTGGCCAAACCAAGGCCCAAGCCCAG GAAAAAGGTAATCAGATGATGGATAGTGCTGCCAATGTTGCACAGTCTGCTAAGGAATCACTTCAGGAG GCGGGACAACAAGTGCAGGCCAAGGCACAAGGAGCCGCAGATGCAGTCAAAAATGCCACCGGCTTGAACAAATAA
- the LOC107010537 gene encoding stress-induced protein KIN2-like: MDNSQNLSYQAGQAKGQAQEKGNQMMDRAANAAQSAKESLQEAGQQMQAKAQGAADAVKNATGLNK; encoded by the exons atggATAACTCTCAAAATTTGAGCTACCAAGCTGGTCAAGCCAAGGGCCAAGCCCAG GAAAAGGGTAACCAAATGATGGACAGAGCTGCCAATGCTGCACAGTCTGCTAAGGAATCATTACAAGAG GCGGGACAACAAATGCAGGCCAAAGCACAAGGAGCGGCTGATGCAGTTAAAAATGCTACTGGCTTGAACAAATGA
- the LOC107010770 gene encoding stress-induced protein KIN2-like: MNNSQNASYQAGQAKGQVQDKGNQMMDRATNAAQSAKESLQETGQQMQAKAQGAADAVKNATGFNK, encoded by the exons ATGAATAACTCCCAGAACGCAAGCTACCAAGCTGGCCAAGCCAAGGGCCAAGTCCAG GACAAGGGCAACCAGATGATGGACAGGGCTACCAATGCTGCACAATCTGCAAAGGAATCGTTACAGGAG ACGGGGCAACAAATGCAGGCCAAGGCACAAGGGGCGGCAGATGCAGTTAAGAATGCCACTGGCTTCAACAAATGA